Part of the Streptomyces sp. NBC_01264 genome, GCCCGCTCCGCGGCAGCCCGGACGCCCCCTGGCACAACCCGAAGCCCGCCTTCGACACCTCGGCGACGGAACCGGCCGCTCCGGCCACCTCAGCCGACCAATCGGCTTCGGCCGCTCCCGCGACCCCGACCGACCCGGCGCCCCCGGCCCCTGCGGCGGCTCCGGCCAGGGCCGAACCGACCGCTCCGGTGCCCCCGGCACCTGCGGCGACTCCGGCGACGGCCGCTCCGACCGACCCGGCGCCCCCGGCCCCTGCGGCGGCTCCGGCCACGGCCGAACCGACCGCTCCGGTGCCCCCGGCACCTGCGGCGACTCCGGCGACGGCCGCTCCGGCCGTACCGGCGGACCAGGCCGCTTCGGCCGACGGCCCGGCGGGTTCCGCCGAGCCCGGGTCGGAGCAGGAGCCCGAGTCCGAGCCCGAGTCCGAGCCCGAGTACGGGTCCGAGCCCGAGTCCGAGCCCGAGTCCGGGTCCGGGCCCGAGCAGGAGCCCGGGTCCAAGTCCGGCCCCGAGACGGACCCCTCGGAGACGGACGCCACCCCCAACGACCCCAACGACCCCACCGGAGGCGCCGCGTGAACGACGTCCTCGACGTCGCCCTGCGGCTGATCGTCGTCTTCGCCGTCTTCCTCGTGCTCCCGCTCGTCGTCGGGCAGACCGAGCACAAGGTGATGGCCCACATGCAGGGCCGCCTCGGCCCCATGTACGCAGGCGGCTTCCACGGCTGGGCCCAGCTCGTCGCCGACGGAGTCAAGTTCGCGCAGAAGGAAGACATCGTCCCGGCCAACGCCGACCGCCGCGTCTTCCAGCTCGCCCCCGCCGTCGCACTCCTCCCGTACCTCCTCGTCCTCCTCGCCATCCCCATCGGCCCCGGCGAGGGCGCCGTCGGCCAGGTCATCGACGCCGGGCTCTTCTTCGCGCTCGCCGTCATGGGCATCGGCGTGCTCGGCTCGCTCATGGCCGGCTGGGCCTCCGCGAACAAGTTCTCCCTCCTCGGAGGCCTCCGCACCGCCGCCCAGCTGCTCGCCTACGAGCTCCCCATGCTGCTCGCGGCGGCCTCGGTCGCCATGGCCGCCGGCACGGTGTCGCTCCCCGGCATCGTCGGCGCCTTCGAGTGGTGGTGGCTGCCCTGGCAGATCGTCGGCGGGCTCGTCTTCTTCACCGCCGGCCTCGCCGAACTCCAGCGGCCCCCCTTCGACATGCCCGTCGCCGACTCCGAGATCATCTTCGGCGCGTACACCGAGTACACCGGCCTGCGCTTCGCCCTGTTCCTGCTCGCCGAGTACGCCGGCATCGTCGTCCTGTGCGCCCTGACCACCGTCCTCTTCCTGGGCGGCTGGCACGGCCCCTTCGGCGGCGACGGCTTCGGCTGGGTCTGGACCCTGCTCAAGATCGCCGCGCTCTCCTTCGTGGTGATCTGGCTCCGCGTGAGCTACCCCCGACTGCGCGAGGACCAGCTGCAGAAGCTCGCCTGGACCGTACTCATCCCGCTCGCGCTCGCCCAGATCGCGCTCACCGGCATCGTGAAGGTGGCGATCCAGTAAATGCCTCCCATCCCCGGCTCCGGCCTCGCCAAGGGCCTGGCCGTCACGCTGCGCACGATGACGAAGCGCTCGCACACCGCTCAGTACCCCGAGGTACAGCCCGAACTCTCGCCGCGCTCGCGCGGGGTCATCGGCCTGTTCGAGGAGAACTGCACGGTCTGCATGCTGTGCGCGCGCGAGTGCCCCGACTGGTGCATCTACATCGACTCCCACAAGGAGACGGTGCCGGCCGCCGTACCCGGTGGCCGTGAGCGCAGCCGCAACGTCCTCGACCGCTTCGCCATCGACTTCTCCCTCTGCATGTACTGCGGCATCTGCATCGAGGTGTGCCCCTTCGACGCACTGTTCTGGTCGCCGGAGTTCGAGTACGCCGAGACCGACATCCACGAACTGACCCACGAGCGCGACAAGCTGCGCGAGTGGATGTGGACCGTCCCGGCCCCGCCCGCCCTGGACCCGGCCGCCGAGGAGCCCAAGGAGATCGCGGCCGCCCGCAAGGCCGTGGAGAAGGCGGAGGCCGCAGCCGCGGCAGCCGCCGCCGCAGCAGCCGCAGAGGCGAACCCCGACACCACCGCCCCGGACTCGCCCCCGGCCCCGGAAGGAGACGCGTGATCACCGCAGCCGCCCAAGGCAACGGCTTCCTCTCCCCGACCGGCGTCGAGATCGCCTTCGTCCTCGTCGGCCTCGCCACCCTCGGCGCGGCCGCCGTCACGGTCACCACCAAGCAGCTCGTGCACGCCGCCCTGTGGCTGGTCGTCGCCCTCGGCGGGATCGCCGTCGAGTACCTGCTGCTGACCGCCGAGTTCATCGCCTGGGTCCAGGTCCTGATCTACCTCGGTTCCGTGGTCGTCCTCCTCCTCTTCGGTCTGATGCTCACCAAGGCCCCGATCGGCCGCTCACCGGACGCCGACTCCGGCAACCGCCCGGTCGCGCTCGGCGTCGCCCTCGTCGCGGCCGCCGCGCTCGTCTGGGTGGTCGTCGACGCCTTCCGCACGACCTGGATCGACCTCGACGGCCCCGCCCAGGGCTCCACCAAGGTCTCCGGGGAAATCCTCTTCCGCCACTGGGTGCTGCCCTTCGAGGCGCTCTCCGTCCTCCTCCTCGCGGCCCTGATCGGCGCCATCGTGCTGTCCCGCAAGGACACCCCCGACACCGCGCCGCCCGCCACCGACAAGAAGGGGCAGCGCTGATGCACCTCGCCTACCCCGCCGTGCTGGCGGCGCTCCTCTTCTGCACGGGCCTGTACGGAGTGCTCGCCCGCCGCAACGCCATCCTGGTCCTGATGTCCGTCGAGCTGATGCTCAACGCCGTCAACCTCAACCTGGTGGCCTTCGACGTCTGGCTGCGCGACAGCCTGCACGCCGGCCAGGCCCTGACCCTCTTCACCATCGCCATCGCCGCCGCCGAGATCGGCATCGGCCTCGCGATCGTGCTGATGGTCTACCGCAACCGGGGCACCGCGGACGTCGACCGCCTGCGCGACACCGCCGAGGGCCACGAGCCGGACGGCTTTGCCTCCGACAGTGCGCACAGCGCGAACCCTGCGACCGGAGCCGCCGCGTGAGCACCCCGACCCTCGCCGTACTGGTCCCCCTCCTGCCCTTCCTGGGCGCGCTGACGGGACTGCTGTTCGGCCGCACCGCCCCCGGCTTCGTCAAGCCGCTCGCCGTCCTGCCGACGCTGGCCGCCGCCGTCCTCGCGGTCCTGGTCGCCTTCCGCCAGGGCGGCGGCAAGGCGATCGACACGGCGACCGAGCTGACCCCGACCGGCTCGGTACCCATCGAGCTCTCGCTCCACCTGGACGGTTTCGCCGTCATGGTGGCCGTCCTCGTCGGCCTCGTCGCCACCTGTGTGCAGATCTACTCGACGGCGTACCTGCGCGAGGACCCGCGCTACCCGTCCTACGCCGCTCTGGTCTCACTGTTCACCTCCGCCATGCTGCTCGTCGTCTACTCCGGCGACCTGATGGTGCTGTTGGTCGGCTGGGAGGTCATGGGCATCTGCTCGTACTTCCTGGTCGGCCACTACTGGGAGACCGAGGCGGCCCGATCCGCCTCCCTGAAGGCCTTCCTCGTCACCAAGCTGGGCGACGTCCCCTTCCTCATCGGTCTGTTCGCGCTCGCCACCGACGCCGGGTCCTTCCGGATCACCAAGATCCTGGGCACCGTCGCCGCGGGCGGACTCGACCACCCGAC contains:
- a CDS encoding NADH-quinone oxidoreductase subunit J family protein → MITAAAQGNGFLSPTGVEIAFVLVGLATLGAAAVTVTTKQLVHAALWLVVALGGIAVEYLLLTAEFIAWVQVLIYLGSVVVLLLFGLMLTKAPIGRSPDADSGNRPVALGVALVAAAALVWVVVDAFRTTWIDLDGPAQGSTKVSGEILFRHWVLPFEALSVLLLAALIGAIVLSRKDTPDTAPPATDKKGQR
- a CDS encoding complex I subunit 1/NuoH family protein; translated protein: MNDVLDVALRLIVVFAVFLVLPLVVGQTEHKVMAHMQGRLGPMYAGGFHGWAQLVADGVKFAQKEDIVPANADRRVFQLAPAVALLPYLLVLLAIPIGPGEGAVGQVIDAGLFFALAVMGIGVLGSLMAGWASANKFSLLGGLRTAAQLLAYELPMLLAAASVAMAAGTVSLPGIVGAFEWWWLPWQIVGGLVFFTAGLAELQRPPFDMPVADSEIIFGAYTEYTGLRFALFLLAEYAGIVVLCALTTVLFLGGWHGPFGGDGFGWVWTLLKIAALSFVVIWLRVSYPRLREDQLQKLAWTVLIPLALAQIALTGIVKVAIQ
- a CDS encoding NuoI/complex I 23 kDa subunit family protein codes for the protein MPPIPGSGLAKGLAVTLRTMTKRSHTAQYPEVQPELSPRSRGVIGLFEENCTVCMLCARECPDWCIYIDSHKETVPAAVPGGRERSRNVLDRFAIDFSLCMYCGICIEVCPFDALFWSPEFEYAETDIHELTHERDKLREWMWTVPAPPALDPAAEEPKEIAAARKAVEKAEAAAAAAAAAAAAEANPDTTAPDSPPAPEGDA
- the nuoK gene encoding NADH-quinone oxidoreductase subunit NuoK, giving the protein MHLAYPAVLAALLFCTGLYGVLARRNAILVLMSVELMLNAVNLNLVAFDVWLRDSLHAGQALTLFTIAIAAAEIGIGLAIVLMVYRNRGTADVDRLRDTAEGHEPDGFASDSAHSANPATGAAA